The following coding sequences lie in one Paraburkholderia largidicola genomic window:
- a CDS encoding SDR family NAD(P)-dependent oxidoreductase — MSITGATPVADRPKAVVIGVGPEHGLGAGLSRRFAAEGRHVIIAGRTEAKVERVRERIVEAGGSASAVVMDVTREADVIRLFDIAMQADENGGSADLIAYNAGNNQPLDLRTMEADVFESFWRLNCFGGFLAGREAARRFTPLGRGSILFSGATGALRGMPNYAHFASSKAGLRMLAQSMAREFGPLGLHIAHVVIDGGIDGERVHTRFAEHVKHKGEDGLLDIDAIADAFWSLHVQHRSAWTHELDLRPFKESF, encoded by the coding sequence ATGTCTATCACTGGAGCAACGCCTGTCGCGGACCGCCCGAAAGCGGTCGTCATCGGAGTCGGACCCGAGCACGGACTCGGCGCGGGACTGTCGCGCCGCTTCGCCGCCGAGGGGCGCCACGTCATCATCGCGGGGCGCACGGAAGCGAAGGTCGAACGCGTGCGTGAGCGCATCGTCGAGGCGGGCGGTTCGGCGAGCGCTGTCGTCATGGACGTGACGCGCGAAGCCGACGTAATCCGGCTGTTCGATATCGCGATGCAGGCAGACGAAAACGGCGGCAGCGCGGATCTCATCGCGTACAACGCGGGCAACAATCAGCCGCTCGATCTGCGCACGATGGAAGCCGACGTTTTCGAATCGTTCTGGCGGCTGAACTGCTTCGGTGGATTTCTGGCAGGACGCGAGGCTGCACGGCGCTTTACGCCGCTCGGGCGAGGCTCGATTCTGTTCAGCGGCGCGACGGGTGCGCTGCGCGGCATGCCGAACTACGCTCACTTTGCCTCGAGCAAGGCGGGGCTGCGCATGCTCGCGCAAAGCATGGCGCGCGAATTCGGGCCGCTCGGCTTGCACATCGCGCATGTGGTGATCGACGGCGGCATCGACGGGGAGCGCGTGCACACGCGCTTCGCCGAGCACGTCAAGCATAAGGGCGAGGACGGACTGCTCGATATCGACGCGATCGCCGATGCGTTCTGGTCGCTTCATGTCCAGCACCGTTCGGCGTGGACGCATGAACTCGATCTGCGTCCCTTCAAGGAATCGTTCTGA
- a CDS encoding ABC transporter ATP-binding protein has translation MGMPSSEAAGVAPAVRTRGRRVKELAGYASSPVSLLFRYVRLHPAQHAVVVLCIVAAVGCSLGSQFAIRNLIDALPTGREHPANVVHAFLVILGLLFADNLFWRVAGWASVRTFVEVTGDVRRELFGYLIGHSTGYFSNVQPGTLASRISATANAVFTIENLTAWNALPPLLSVIGSVVLIGWISVWMALALVAISVCMTAFLFWLAKRGGDRHVHFASRAASVDGEMVDVIGNMATVRTFVATARECLRIGSFLEQEMVSREASLRHLEKLRLVHALITVVLSCCLLGWILWLWTQERATTGDVVLVSSLGFAILHGTRDLAVALVGMIQHLARLAEAAQSLLVPREMEETVGVPTLQVRDANIDFENVTFSYPGRRRVLDHFSLHIDAGQRVGLVGPSGAGKTTILALLQRSFDPPPGLGAVCISGQRLSDISLGSLHDAVGVVPQDISLFNRSLLDNLRYGRPNATEDEVLQACENANSLDLIRSLPDGLQTNVGERGTRLSGGQRQRIAIARAFLKNAPILLLDEATSALDSESEAKIQDALDRLMKGRTVVAIAHRLSTLQNFDRIVVIQHGRLVDDGAPQELASRPGIYRDVLLRQERRTAGAHA, from the coding sequence ATGGGTATGCCGAGTTCAGAGGCGGCGGGCGTCGCGCCAGCCGTGCGCACGCGCGGGCGGCGCGTCAAGGAGCTTGCGGGTTACGCGTCCAGTCCCGTGAGCCTGTTGTTCCGCTACGTTCGCCTGCATCCGGCGCAACACGCGGTCGTTGTCTTGTGCATCGTTGCCGCTGTCGGTTGCTCGCTCGGGTCCCAGTTCGCCATCCGGAATCTCATCGACGCGCTGCCCACTGGCCGCGAACATCCCGCGAACGTGGTGCATGCGTTTCTTGTCATCCTCGGGCTGCTGTTCGCCGACAATCTGTTCTGGCGGGTCGCGGGCTGGGCCAGCGTGCGGACTTTCGTCGAAGTCACAGGCGACGTGCGGCGCGAACTGTTCGGCTATCTGATCGGCCATTCGACAGGCTATTTCTCGAACGTGCAGCCCGGCACGCTCGCCAGCCGCATCTCCGCGACGGCCAATGCCGTGTTCACGATCGAGAATCTGACGGCATGGAATGCGCTGCCGCCGCTGCTGTCGGTTATCGGGTCGGTTGTGTTGATCGGCTGGATCAGCGTGTGGATGGCGCTTGCGCTCGTCGCCATTTCCGTCTGCATGACCGCCTTTCTGTTCTGGCTCGCGAAACGGGGCGGCGACCGTCACGTGCACTTCGCGTCGCGCGCCGCGTCCGTCGACGGCGAGATGGTGGACGTGATCGGCAATATGGCGACGGTGCGCACTTTTGTTGCGACGGCGCGTGAATGTCTGCGTATCGGGAGCTTTCTCGAGCAGGAAATGGTGTCCCGCGAGGCAAGCCTGCGGCACCTCGAAAAACTCCGGCTGGTGCACGCGCTCATCACGGTGGTGCTGTCCTGCTGCCTGCTCGGCTGGATTTTGTGGCTGTGGACGCAGGAGCGTGCGACGACGGGCGATGTGGTGCTGGTCAGTTCGCTCGGTTTCGCGATTCTGCACGGCACGCGCGATCTTGCCGTGGCGCTGGTGGGCATGATCCAGCATCTGGCGCGGCTTGCCGAGGCCGCGCAATCGCTGCTCGTGCCGCGCGAGATGGAAGAGACGGTTGGCGTCCCGACCTTGCAGGTCCGCGACGCGAACATCGACTTCGAGAACGTCACGTTTTCGTACCCCGGGCGCCGGCGCGTGCTGGATCATTTCAGCCTTCATATCGATGCGGGGCAACGCGTGGGTCTGGTGGGGCCGTCGGGCGCGGGCAAAACCACGATCCTCGCGCTGCTGCAACGGTCATTCGATCCGCCGCCAGGTTTGGGCGCCGTGTGTATTTCCGGCCAGCGTCTGAGCGATATCAGCCTGGGCAGCCTGCACGACGCAGTCGGCGTCGTGCCGCAGGATATCTCGCTGTTCAATCGTTCGTTGCTCGACAACCTGCGTTACGGCCGTCCCAACGCGACGGAAGACGAAGTGCTGCAAGCGTGCGAGAACGCCAATAGCCTCGATCTGATCCGCTCGTTGCCCGACGGCTTGCAAACCAATGTTGGCGAGCGTGGGACGCGGCTGTCCGGCGGACAACGGCAGCGCATCGCGATTGCACGCGCGTTCCTGAAAAACGCGCCTATTTTGCTGCTCGACGAGGCGACGTCGGCGCTCGACAGTGAATCGGAAGCCAAGATTCAGGACGCGCTGGACCGGCTGATGAAGGGACGCACCGTGGTGGCGATCGCTCACCGTCTGTCTACGTTGCAGAATTTCGATCGTATCGTGGTGATCCAGCATGGGCGGCTGGTCGATGATGGCGCGCCCCAGGAGCTTGCGTCCCGGCCCGGCATTTACCGCGATGTGCTGCTGCGTCAGGAGCGCCGCACGGCGGGGGCGCATGCGTGA
- a CDS encoding LysR family transcriptional regulator has protein sequence MDKFQAMQAFIRVVESGTFTRAAQMLDLPKTAVSRLIASLEIELGTKLLNRTTRRVSTTADGAAYYERALQLMGDLAELESSMSHAKSNPRGRLRVDLPVPLGLSVILPALPTFTARYPNIEFHFGLSDRPVDLIAENVDCVVRAGEIFDQSLAARQIGAVRQILCATPAYWDRHGRPSHPSDLEQGHVVIRTIASRTNRPFPIVVTKDGQRIEVQNRRALTSNDIMGCLTMSLAGLGVVHALTFSANTHLRSGALEAVLSDWVSDPVPVFVAYQPNRHLSTKVRVFIDWLAELFAGNESTARSERGVAP, from the coding sequence GTGGACAAGTTTCAGGCGATGCAGGCGTTCATCCGGGTGGTCGAAAGCGGCACCTTCACCAGGGCGGCGCAGATGCTCGATCTGCCGAAGACAGCGGTGAGCCGCCTGATCGCGTCGCTCGAAATCGAACTGGGCACGAAGCTGCTCAACCGCACGACACGCAGGGTCTCGACGACGGCGGACGGCGCGGCCTATTACGAGCGCGCGCTGCAATTGATGGGCGATCTCGCGGAGCTGGAAAGCTCGATGTCGCACGCGAAAAGCAATCCGCGCGGACGACTGCGTGTCGATCTGCCCGTGCCGTTAGGCTTGTCCGTGATCCTTCCGGCGCTGCCGACGTTCACCGCACGGTATCCGAACATCGAGTTTCATTTCGGGCTCAGCGACCGCCCCGTCGACCTCATTGCGGAGAACGTCGATTGCGTCGTGCGTGCGGGAGAGATCTTCGATCAGTCGCTGGCGGCACGGCAGATCGGCGCGGTCCGGCAGATTCTGTGCGCGACGCCAGCGTACTGGGACAGGCACGGGCGGCCTTCGCATCCGTCGGATCTCGAACAGGGACACGTCGTCATTCGCACGATCGCGTCGCGCACCAACCGGCCCTTTCCGATCGTCGTGACAAAGGATGGCCAGCGCATCGAGGTGCAGAACCGGCGCGCGCTCACGTCGAATGACATCATGGGGTGCCTGACGATGAGCCTCGCGGGTCTCGGCGTCGTGCATGCGTTGACGTTCTCCGCCAATACGCATCTTCGAAGCGGCGCGCTGGAAGCCGTCCTGAGCGACTGGGTCTCGGACCCCGTGCCCGTGTTCGTCGCGTATCAGCCCAACCGGCACCTGAGCACGAAGGTGCGGGTGTTCATCGACTGGCTGGCGGAACTGTTTGCGGGGAATGAATCGACGGCGAGAAGCGAGCGCGGTGTGGCACCGTAA